In Dasypus novemcinctus isolate mDasNov1 chromosome 23, mDasNov1.1.hap2, whole genome shotgun sequence, the following proteins share a genomic window:
- the CCDC78 gene encoding coiled-coil domain-containing protein 78 isoform X2 has translation MQHREARGPGPGAPPQADGNVSPPGPATPPWGRGLFLSPPRPARLGAEDWLLGVPGDTPVWATSLEMELHSNLVLSEEQRLQTSRELVDLQMATHRLQAQHEAELFTLRSEVLRLESRVLELELQGRPGQSRGREAPGKPLGGQERRPGDSEPTLGQQRALEAHVAALGRQLQGAREEARLAGQRLATHTVALAACQGQLCHAEAENSRLQLQLKRLNEEYTARLQRCARDVAHYADSAGRAPDAGPLRAFLEATLEDIRVAHRSRETQLARAARTYRKRLADLSRRHEELLATHRLRDPQGHLQCSHRRPPVAAAARGHGSQPPAEEQGEAGGGAPEAPCPADQGSLQRGKPGGLGVLPFPTEATQGETAEPQGLDAVSWAQIHRKLQDFSHGTQAELERERAQLLARATVAEEQLAELQEYVDQHLLRYKQEILRLRKLLGTAAPRRARPASPRDPRARSR, from the exons ATGCAGCACAGGGAGGCCCGGGGGCCCGGGCCAGGGGCCCCACCTCAGGCTGATGGGAACGTGAGTCCACCAGGACCTGCCACTCCGCCCTGGGGAAGGGGGCTCTTCCTTTCCCCTCCAAGGCCGGCCAGGCTGGGG GCCGAGGACTGGCTGCTGGGGGTCCCAGGGGACACCCCCGTCTGGGCCACCAGCCTGGAAATGGAGCTGCATTCGAATCTAGTGCTGAGCGAGGAGCAGAGGCTGCAG ACCTCCAGAGAGCTGGTGGACCTGCAGATGGCCACCCACCGCCTGCAGGCGCAGCACGAGGCCGAGCTCTTCACACTCAGGAGTGAG GTCCTGCGACTGGAGAGCCGggtgctggagctggagctgcagGGGCGTCCTGGCCAGAGCCGGGGGCGCGAGGCCCCAGGGAAG CCATTGGGAGGCCAGGAGCGCCGGCCAGGAGACTCGGAGCCGACACTGGGGCAGCAGCGGGCGCTGGAGGCACATGT GGCAGCCCTGGGCCGGCAGCTGCAGGGAGCCCGAGAGGAGGCCCGGCTGGCCGGGCAGCGACTGGCCACGCACACCGTG GCTCTGGCCGCCTGCCAGGGCCAACTCTGCCACGCCGAGGCCGAGAACAGCCGCCTGCAGCTGCAGCTCAAGAGGCTGAACGAGGAGTACACAGCCCGGCTGCAGCGCTGCGCCCGGGACGTGGCT CACTACGCCGACAGTGCGGGCCGGGCCCCGGACGCTGGGCCCCTGCGGGCGTTCCTGGAGGCCACCCTGGAGGACATCCGCGTGGCGCACCGCAGCCGTGAGACTCAGCTGGCCCGCGCTGCCCGCACCTACCGCAAGCGCCTGGCCGACCTAAGCCGCAGGCACGAGGAGCTGCTGGCCACCCACAG ACTCCGGGACCCCCAAGGCCATCTTCAATGCAGCCACCGCAGACCTCCAGTGGCTGCCGCGGCGCGCGGCCATGGGTCCCAGCCACCTGCAGAAGAACAAGGCGAGGCTGGAGGCGGAGCTCCTGAAGCCCCCTGCCCAG CTGACCAGGGGTCCCTGCAGCGAGGAAAGCCCGGGGGCCTCGGGGTGCTGCCCTTCCCCACGGAAGCCACCCAAGGGGAGACAGCAGAGCCACA GGGCCTGGATGCTGTGTCCTGGGCGCAGATCCACCGAAAGCTCCAGGACTTCTCCCATGGCACCCAG gcaGAACTAGAACGGGAGCGGGCACAGCTGCTGGCCCGGGCCACGGTGGCTGAGGAGCAGCTTGCCGAGCTACAAGAGTACGTGGACCAGCACCTGCTCAG GTACAAGCAGGAGATCCTGAGGCTGAGGAAGCTCCTGGGCACAGCGGCGCCACGCAGAGCAAGGCCCGCCTCTCCCCGGGACCCGAGGGCCCGCAGCCGCTAG
- the CCDC78 gene encoding coiled-coil domain-containing protein 78 isoform X1 has translation MQHREARGPGPGAPPQADGNVSPPGPATPPWGRGLFLSPPRPARLGQAEDWLLGVPGDTPVWATSLEMELHSNLVLSEEQRLQTSRELVDLQMATHRLQAQHEAELFTLRSEVLRLESRVLELELQGRPGQSRGREAPGKPLGGQERRPGDSEPTLGQQRALEAHVAALGRQLQGAREEARLAGQRLATHTVALAACQGQLCHAEAENSRLQLQLKRLNEEYTARLQRCARDVAHYADSAGRAPDAGPLRAFLEATLEDIRVAHRSRETQLARAARTYRKRLADLSRRHEELLATHRLRDPQGHLQCSHRRPPVAAAARGHGSQPPAEEQGEAGGGAPEAPCPADQGSLQRGKPGGLGVLPFPTEATQGETAEPQGLDAVSWAQIHRKLQDFSHGTQAELERERAQLLARATVAEEQLAELQEYVDQHLLRYKQEILRLRKLLGTAAPRRARPASPRDPRARSR, from the exons ATGCAGCACAGGGAGGCCCGGGGGCCCGGGCCAGGGGCCCCACCTCAGGCTGATGGGAACGTGAGTCCACCAGGACCTGCCACTCCGCCCTGGGGAAGGGGGCTCTTCCTTTCCCCTCCAAGGCCGGCCAGGCTGGGG CAGGCCGAGGACTGGCTGCTGGGGGTCCCAGGGGACACCCCCGTCTGGGCCACCAGCCTGGAAATGGAGCTGCATTCGAATCTAGTGCTGAGCGAGGAGCAGAGGCTGCAG ACCTCCAGAGAGCTGGTGGACCTGCAGATGGCCACCCACCGCCTGCAGGCGCAGCACGAGGCCGAGCTCTTCACACTCAGGAGTGAG GTCCTGCGACTGGAGAGCCGggtgctggagctggagctgcagGGGCGTCCTGGCCAGAGCCGGGGGCGCGAGGCCCCAGGGAAG CCATTGGGAGGCCAGGAGCGCCGGCCAGGAGACTCGGAGCCGACACTGGGGCAGCAGCGGGCGCTGGAGGCACATGT GGCAGCCCTGGGCCGGCAGCTGCAGGGAGCCCGAGAGGAGGCCCGGCTGGCCGGGCAGCGACTGGCCACGCACACCGTG GCTCTGGCCGCCTGCCAGGGCCAACTCTGCCACGCCGAGGCCGAGAACAGCCGCCTGCAGCTGCAGCTCAAGAGGCTGAACGAGGAGTACACAGCCCGGCTGCAGCGCTGCGCCCGGGACGTGGCT CACTACGCCGACAGTGCGGGCCGGGCCCCGGACGCTGGGCCCCTGCGGGCGTTCCTGGAGGCCACCCTGGAGGACATCCGCGTGGCGCACCGCAGCCGTGAGACTCAGCTGGCCCGCGCTGCCCGCACCTACCGCAAGCGCCTGGCCGACCTAAGCCGCAGGCACGAGGAGCTGCTGGCCACCCACAG ACTCCGGGACCCCCAAGGCCATCTTCAATGCAGCCACCGCAGACCTCCAGTGGCTGCCGCGGCGCGCGGCCATGGGTCCCAGCCACCTGCAGAAGAACAAGGCGAGGCTGGAGGCGGAGCTCCTGAAGCCCCCTGCCCAG CTGACCAGGGGTCCCTGCAGCGAGGAAAGCCCGGGGGCCTCGGGGTGCTGCCCTTCCCCACGGAAGCCACCCAAGGGGAGACAGCAGAGCCACA GGGCCTGGATGCTGTGTCCTGGGCGCAGATCCACCGAAAGCTCCAGGACTTCTCCCATGGCACCCAG gcaGAACTAGAACGGGAGCGGGCACAGCTGCTGGCCCGGGCCACGGTGGCTGAGGAGCAGCTTGCCGAGCTACAAGAGTACGTGGACCAGCACCTGCTCAG GTACAAGCAGGAGATCCTGAGGCTGAGGAAGCTCCTGGGCACAGCGGCGCCACGCAGAGCAAGGCCCGCCTCTCCCCGGGACCCGAGGGCCCGCAGCCGCTAG
- the CCDC78 gene encoding coiled-coil domain-containing protein 78 isoform X8 produces MQHREARGPGPGAPPQADGNVSPPGPATPPWGRGLFLSPPRPARLGQAEDWLLGVPGDTPVWATSLEMELHSNLVLSEEQRLQTSRELVDLQMATHRLQAQHEAELFTLRSEVLRLESRVLELELQGRPGQSRGREAPGKPLGGQERRPGDSEPTLGQQRALEAHVAALGRQLQGAREEARLAGQRLATHTVALAACQGQLCHAEAENSRLQLQLKRLNEEYTARLQRCARDVAHYADSAGRAPDAGPLRAFLEATLEDIRVAHRSRETQLARAARTYRKRLADLSRRHEELLATHRLRDPQGHLQCSHRRPPVAAAARGHGSQPPAEEQGEAGGGAPEAPCPGAWMLCPGRRSTESSRTSPMAPRTRTGAGTAAGPGHGG; encoded by the exons ATGCAGCACAGGGAGGCCCGGGGGCCCGGGCCAGGGGCCCCACCTCAGGCTGATGGGAACGTGAGTCCACCAGGACCTGCCACTCCGCCCTGGGGAAGGGGGCTCTTCCTTTCCCCTCCAAGGCCGGCCAGGCTGGGG CAGGCCGAGGACTGGCTGCTGGGGGTCCCAGGGGACACCCCCGTCTGGGCCACCAGCCTGGAAATGGAGCTGCATTCGAATCTAGTGCTGAGCGAGGAGCAGAGGCTGCAG ACCTCCAGAGAGCTGGTGGACCTGCAGATGGCCACCCACCGCCTGCAGGCGCAGCACGAGGCCGAGCTCTTCACACTCAGGAGTGAG GTCCTGCGACTGGAGAGCCGggtgctggagctggagctgcagGGGCGTCCTGGCCAGAGCCGGGGGCGCGAGGCCCCAGGGAAG CCATTGGGAGGCCAGGAGCGCCGGCCAGGAGACTCGGAGCCGACACTGGGGCAGCAGCGGGCGCTGGAGGCACATGT GGCAGCCCTGGGCCGGCAGCTGCAGGGAGCCCGAGAGGAGGCCCGGCTGGCCGGGCAGCGACTGGCCACGCACACCGTG GCTCTGGCCGCCTGCCAGGGCCAACTCTGCCACGCCGAGGCCGAGAACAGCCGCCTGCAGCTGCAGCTCAAGAGGCTGAACGAGGAGTACACAGCCCGGCTGCAGCGCTGCGCCCGGGACGTGGCT CACTACGCCGACAGTGCGGGCCGGGCCCCGGACGCTGGGCCCCTGCGGGCGTTCCTGGAGGCCACCCTGGAGGACATCCGCGTGGCGCACCGCAGCCGTGAGACTCAGCTGGCCCGCGCTGCCCGCACCTACCGCAAGCGCCTGGCCGACCTAAGCCGCAGGCACGAGGAGCTGCTGGCCACCCACAG ACTCCGGGACCCCCAAGGCCATCTTCAATGCAGCCACCGCAGACCTCCAGTGGCTGCCGCGGCGCGCGGCCATGGGTCCCAGCCACCTGCAGAAGAACAAGGCGAGGCTGGAGGCGGAGCTCCTGAAGCCCCCTGCCCAG GGGCCTGGATGCTGTGTCCTGGGCGCAGATCCACCGAAAGCTCCAGGACTTCTCCCATGGCACCCAG AACTAGAACGGGAGCGGGCACAGCTGCTGGCCCGGGCCACGGTGGCTGA
- the CCDC78 gene encoding coiled-coil domain-containing protein 78 isoform X6: MQHREARGPGPGAPPQADGNVSPPGPATPPWGRGLFLSPPRPARLGQAEDWLLGVPGDTPVWATSLEMELHSNLVLSEEQRLQTSRELVDLQMATHRLQAQHEAELFTLRSEVLRLESRVLELELQGRPGQSRGREAPGKPLGGQERRPGDSEPTLGQQRALEAHVAALGRQLQGAREEARLAGQRLATHTVALAACQGQLCHAEAENSRLQLQLKRLNEEYTARLQRCARDVAHYADSAGRAPDAGPLRAFLEATLEDIRVAHRSRETQLARAARTYRKRLADLSRRHEELLATHRLRDPQGHLQCSHRRPPVAAAARGHGSQPPAEEQGEAGGGAPEAPCPADQGSLQRGKPGGLGVLPFPTEATQGETAEPQATKLPTVTWAETHVGDAHAARGRGSPSWPCDTALPAHRRQTRRLQGPW; this comes from the exons ATGCAGCACAGGGAGGCCCGGGGGCCCGGGCCAGGGGCCCCACCTCAGGCTGATGGGAACGTGAGTCCACCAGGACCTGCCACTCCGCCCTGGGGAAGGGGGCTCTTCCTTTCCCCTCCAAGGCCGGCCAGGCTGGGG CAGGCCGAGGACTGGCTGCTGGGGGTCCCAGGGGACACCCCCGTCTGGGCCACCAGCCTGGAAATGGAGCTGCATTCGAATCTAGTGCTGAGCGAGGAGCAGAGGCTGCAG ACCTCCAGAGAGCTGGTGGACCTGCAGATGGCCACCCACCGCCTGCAGGCGCAGCACGAGGCCGAGCTCTTCACACTCAGGAGTGAG GTCCTGCGACTGGAGAGCCGggtgctggagctggagctgcagGGGCGTCCTGGCCAGAGCCGGGGGCGCGAGGCCCCAGGGAAG CCATTGGGAGGCCAGGAGCGCCGGCCAGGAGACTCGGAGCCGACACTGGGGCAGCAGCGGGCGCTGGAGGCACATGT GGCAGCCCTGGGCCGGCAGCTGCAGGGAGCCCGAGAGGAGGCCCGGCTGGCCGGGCAGCGACTGGCCACGCACACCGTG GCTCTGGCCGCCTGCCAGGGCCAACTCTGCCACGCCGAGGCCGAGAACAGCCGCCTGCAGCTGCAGCTCAAGAGGCTGAACGAGGAGTACACAGCCCGGCTGCAGCGCTGCGCCCGGGACGTGGCT CACTACGCCGACAGTGCGGGCCGGGCCCCGGACGCTGGGCCCCTGCGGGCGTTCCTGGAGGCCACCCTGGAGGACATCCGCGTGGCGCACCGCAGCCGTGAGACTCAGCTGGCCCGCGCTGCCCGCACCTACCGCAAGCGCCTGGCCGACCTAAGCCGCAGGCACGAGGAGCTGCTGGCCACCCACAG ACTCCGGGACCCCCAAGGCCATCTTCAATGCAGCCACCGCAGACCTCCAGTGGCTGCCGCGGCGCGCGGCCATGGGTCCCAGCCACCTGCAGAAGAACAAGGCGAGGCTGGAGGCGGAGCTCCTGAAGCCCCCTGCCCAG CTGACCAGGGGTCCCTGCAGCGAGGAAAGCCCGGGGGCCTCGGGGTGCTGCCCTTCCCCACGGAAGCCACCCAAGGGGAGACAGCAGAGCCACA GGCCACCAAGCTCCCAACGGTAACATGGGCGGAGACTCATGTGGGCGATGCACACGCAGCAAGGGGGCGTGGGTCCCCGTCCTGGCCTTGTGATACAGCCCTCCCTGCACATCGGAGGCAGACTCGGAGGCTCCAGGGCCCATGGTGA
- the CCDC78 gene encoding coiled-coil domain-containing protein 78 isoform X4: MQHREARGPGPGAPPQADGNAEDWLLGVPGDTPVWATSLEMELHSNLVLSEEQRLQTSRELVDLQMATHRLQAQHEAELFTLRSEVLRLESRVLELELQGRPGQSRGREAPGKPLGGQERRPGDSEPTLGQQRALEAHVAALGRQLQGAREEARLAGQRLATHTVALAACQGQLCHAEAENSRLQLQLKRLNEEYTARLQRCARDVAHYADSAGRAPDAGPLRAFLEATLEDIRVAHRSRETQLARAARTYRKRLADLSRRHEELLATHRLRDPQGHLQCSHRRPPVAAAARGHGSQPPAEEQGEAGGGAPEAPCPADQGSLQRGKPGGLGVLPFPTEATQGETAEPQGLDAVSWAQIHRKLQDFSHGTQAELERERAQLLARATVAEEQLAELQEYVDQHLLRYKQEILRLRKLLGTAAPRRARPASPRDPRARSR, encoded by the exons ATGCAGCACAGGGAGGCCCGGGGGCCCGGGCCAGGGGCCCCACCTCAGGCTGATGGGAAC GCCGAGGACTGGCTGCTGGGGGTCCCAGGGGACACCCCCGTCTGGGCCACCAGCCTGGAAATGGAGCTGCATTCGAATCTAGTGCTGAGCGAGGAGCAGAGGCTGCAG ACCTCCAGAGAGCTGGTGGACCTGCAGATGGCCACCCACCGCCTGCAGGCGCAGCACGAGGCCGAGCTCTTCACACTCAGGAGTGAG GTCCTGCGACTGGAGAGCCGggtgctggagctggagctgcagGGGCGTCCTGGCCAGAGCCGGGGGCGCGAGGCCCCAGGGAAG CCATTGGGAGGCCAGGAGCGCCGGCCAGGAGACTCGGAGCCGACACTGGGGCAGCAGCGGGCGCTGGAGGCACATGT GGCAGCCCTGGGCCGGCAGCTGCAGGGAGCCCGAGAGGAGGCCCGGCTGGCCGGGCAGCGACTGGCCACGCACACCGTG GCTCTGGCCGCCTGCCAGGGCCAACTCTGCCACGCCGAGGCCGAGAACAGCCGCCTGCAGCTGCAGCTCAAGAGGCTGAACGAGGAGTACACAGCCCGGCTGCAGCGCTGCGCCCGGGACGTGGCT CACTACGCCGACAGTGCGGGCCGGGCCCCGGACGCTGGGCCCCTGCGGGCGTTCCTGGAGGCCACCCTGGAGGACATCCGCGTGGCGCACCGCAGCCGTGAGACTCAGCTGGCCCGCGCTGCCCGCACCTACCGCAAGCGCCTGGCCGACCTAAGCCGCAGGCACGAGGAGCTGCTGGCCACCCACAG ACTCCGGGACCCCCAAGGCCATCTTCAATGCAGCCACCGCAGACCTCCAGTGGCTGCCGCGGCGCGCGGCCATGGGTCCCAGCCACCTGCAGAAGAACAAGGCGAGGCTGGAGGCGGAGCTCCTGAAGCCCCCTGCCCAG CTGACCAGGGGTCCCTGCAGCGAGGAAAGCCCGGGGGCCTCGGGGTGCTGCCCTTCCCCACGGAAGCCACCCAAGGGGAGACAGCAGAGCCACA GGGCCTGGATGCTGTGTCCTGGGCGCAGATCCACCGAAAGCTCCAGGACTTCTCCCATGGCACCCAG gcaGAACTAGAACGGGAGCGGGCACAGCTGCTGGCCCGGGCCACGGTGGCTGAGGAGCAGCTTGCCGAGCTACAAGAGTACGTGGACCAGCACCTGCTCAG GTACAAGCAGGAGATCCTGAGGCTGAGGAAGCTCCTGGGCACAGCGGCGCCACGCAGAGCAAGGCCCGCCTCTCCCCGGGACCCGAGGGCCCGCAGCCGCTAG
- the CCDC78 gene encoding coiled-coil domain-containing protein 78 isoform X3, with protein sequence MQHREARGPGPGAPPQADGNQAEDWLLGVPGDTPVWATSLEMELHSNLVLSEEQRLQTSRELVDLQMATHRLQAQHEAELFTLRSEVLRLESRVLELELQGRPGQSRGREAPGKPLGGQERRPGDSEPTLGQQRALEAHVAALGRQLQGAREEARLAGQRLATHTVALAACQGQLCHAEAENSRLQLQLKRLNEEYTARLQRCARDVAHYADSAGRAPDAGPLRAFLEATLEDIRVAHRSRETQLARAARTYRKRLADLSRRHEELLATHRLRDPQGHLQCSHRRPPVAAAARGHGSQPPAEEQGEAGGGAPEAPCPADQGSLQRGKPGGLGVLPFPTEATQGETAEPQGLDAVSWAQIHRKLQDFSHGTQAELERERAQLLARATVAEEQLAELQEYVDQHLLRYKQEILRLRKLLGTAAPRRARPASPRDPRARSR encoded by the exons ATGCAGCACAGGGAGGCCCGGGGGCCCGGGCCAGGGGCCCCACCTCAGGCTGATGGGAAC CAGGCCGAGGACTGGCTGCTGGGGGTCCCAGGGGACACCCCCGTCTGGGCCACCAGCCTGGAAATGGAGCTGCATTCGAATCTAGTGCTGAGCGAGGAGCAGAGGCTGCAG ACCTCCAGAGAGCTGGTGGACCTGCAGATGGCCACCCACCGCCTGCAGGCGCAGCACGAGGCCGAGCTCTTCACACTCAGGAGTGAG GTCCTGCGACTGGAGAGCCGggtgctggagctggagctgcagGGGCGTCCTGGCCAGAGCCGGGGGCGCGAGGCCCCAGGGAAG CCATTGGGAGGCCAGGAGCGCCGGCCAGGAGACTCGGAGCCGACACTGGGGCAGCAGCGGGCGCTGGAGGCACATGT GGCAGCCCTGGGCCGGCAGCTGCAGGGAGCCCGAGAGGAGGCCCGGCTGGCCGGGCAGCGACTGGCCACGCACACCGTG GCTCTGGCCGCCTGCCAGGGCCAACTCTGCCACGCCGAGGCCGAGAACAGCCGCCTGCAGCTGCAGCTCAAGAGGCTGAACGAGGAGTACACAGCCCGGCTGCAGCGCTGCGCCCGGGACGTGGCT CACTACGCCGACAGTGCGGGCCGGGCCCCGGACGCTGGGCCCCTGCGGGCGTTCCTGGAGGCCACCCTGGAGGACATCCGCGTGGCGCACCGCAGCCGTGAGACTCAGCTGGCCCGCGCTGCCCGCACCTACCGCAAGCGCCTGGCCGACCTAAGCCGCAGGCACGAGGAGCTGCTGGCCACCCACAG ACTCCGGGACCCCCAAGGCCATCTTCAATGCAGCCACCGCAGACCTCCAGTGGCTGCCGCGGCGCGCGGCCATGGGTCCCAGCCACCTGCAGAAGAACAAGGCGAGGCTGGAGGCGGAGCTCCTGAAGCCCCCTGCCCAG CTGACCAGGGGTCCCTGCAGCGAGGAAAGCCCGGGGGCCTCGGGGTGCTGCCCTTCCCCACGGAAGCCACCCAAGGGGAGACAGCAGAGCCACA GGGCCTGGATGCTGTGTCCTGGGCGCAGATCCACCGAAAGCTCCAGGACTTCTCCCATGGCACCCAG gcaGAACTAGAACGGGAGCGGGCACAGCTGCTGGCCCGGGCCACGGTGGCTGAGGAGCAGCTTGCCGAGCTACAAGAGTACGTGGACCAGCACCTGCTCAG GTACAAGCAGGAGATCCTGAGGCTGAGGAAGCTCCTGGGCACAGCGGCGCCACGCAGAGCAAGGCCCGCCTCTCCCCGGGACCCGAGGGCCCGCAGCCGCTAG
- the CCDC78 gene encoding coiled-coil domain-containing protein 78 isoform X7 → MQHREARGPGPGAPPQADGNVSPPGPATPPWGRGLFLSPPRPARLGQAEDWLLGVPGDTPVWATSLEMELHSNLVLSEEQRLQTSRELVDLQMATHRLQAQHEAELFTLRSEVLRLESRVLELELQGRPGQSRGREAPGKPLGGQERRPGDSEPTLGQQRALEAHVAALGRQLQGAREEARLAGQRLATHTVALAACQGQLCHAEAENSRLQLQLKRLNEEYTARLQRCARDVAHYADSAGRAPDAGPLRAFLEATLEDIRVAHRSRETQLARAARTYRKRLADLSRRHEELLATHRLRDPQGHLQCSHRRPPVAAAARGHGSQPPAEEQGEAGGGAPEAPCPADQGSLQRGKPGGLGVLPFPTEATQGETAEPQGLDAVSWAQIHRKLQDFSHGTQN, encoded by the exons ATGCAGCACAGGGAGGCCCGGGGGCCCGGGCCAGGGGCCCCACCTCAGGCTGATGGGAACGTGAGTCCACCAGGACCTGCCACTCCGCCCTGGGGAAGGGGGCTCTTCCTTTCCCCTCCAAGGCCGGCCAGGCTGGGG CAGGCCGAGGACTGGCTGCTGGGGGTCCCAGGGGACACCCCCGTCTGGGCCACCAGCCTGGAAATGGAGCTGCATTCGAATCTAGTGCTGAGCGAGGAGCAGAGGCTGCAG ACCTCCAGAGAGCTGGTGGACCTGCAGATGGCCACCCACCGCCTGCAGGCGCAGCACGAGGCCGAGCTCTTCACACTCAGGAGTGAG GTCCTGCGACTGGAGAGCCGggtgctggagctggagctgcagGGGCGTCCTGGCCAGAGCCGGGGGCGCGAGGCCCCAGGGAAG CCATTGGGAGGCCAGGAGCGCCGGCCAGGAGACTCGGAGCCGACACTGGGGCAGCAGCGGGCGCTGGAGGCACATGT GGCAGCCCTGGGCCGGCAGCTGCAGGGAGCCCGAGAGGAGGCCCGGCTGGCCGGGCAGCGACTGGCCACGCACACCGTG GCTCTGGCCGCCTGCCAGGGCCAACTCTGCCACGCCGAGGCCGAGAACAGCCGCCTGCAGCTGCAGCTCAAGAGGCTGAACGAGGAGTACACAGCCCGGCTGCAGCGCTGCGCCCGGGACGTGGCT CACTACGCCGACAGTGCGGGCCGGGCCCCGGACGCTGGGCCCCTGCGGGCGTTCCTGGAGGCCACCCTGGAGGACATCCGCGTGGCGCACCGCAGCCGTGAGACTCAGCTGGCCCGCGCTGCCCGCACCTACCGCAAGCGCCTGGCCGACCTAAGCCGCAGGCACGAGGAGCTGCTGGCCACCCACAG ACTCCGGGACCCCCAAGGCCATCTTCAATGCAGCCACCGCAGACCTCCAGTGGCTGCCGCGGCGCGCGGCCATGGGTCCCAGCCACCTGCAGAAGAACAAGGCGAGGCTGGAGGCGGAGCTCCTGAAGCCCCCTGCCCAG CTGACCAGGGGTCCCTGCAGCGAGGAAAGCCCGGGGGCCTCGGGGTGCTGCCCTTCCCCACGGAAGCCACCCAAGGGGAGACAGCAGAGCCACA GGGCCTGGATGCTGTGTCCTGGGCGCAGATCCACCGAAAGCTCCAGGACTTCTCCCATGGCACCCAG AACTAG
- the CCDC78 gene encoding coiled-coil domain-containing protein 78 isoform X5, producing the protein MQHREARGPGPGAPPQADGNVSPPGPATPPWGRGLFLSPPRPARLGQAEDWLLGVPGDTPVWATSLEMELHSNLVLSEEQRLQTSRELVDLQMATHRLQAQHEAELFTLRSEPLGGQERRPGDSEPTLGQQRALEAHVAALGRQLQGAREEARLAGQRLATHTVALAACQGQLCHAEAENSRLQLQLKRLNEEYTARLQRCARDVAHYADSAGRAPDAGPLRAFLEATLEDIRVAHRSRETQLARAARTYRKRLADLSRRHEELLATHRLRDPQGHLQCSHRRPPVAAAARGHGSQPPAEEQGEAGGGAPEAPCPADQGSLQRGKPGGLGVLPFPTEATQGETAEPQGLDAVSWAQIHRKLQDFSHGTQAELERERAQLLARATVAEEQLAELQEYVDQHLLRYKQEILRLRKLLGTAAPRRARPASPRDPRARSR; encoded by the exons ATGCAGCACAGGGAGGCCCGGGGGCCCGGGCCAGGGGCCCCACCTCAGGCTGATGGGAACGTGAGTCCACCAGGACCTGCCACTCCGCCCTGGGGAAGGGGGCTCTTCCTTTCCCCTCCAAGGCCGGCCAGGCTGGGG CAGGCCGAGGACTGGCTGCTGGGGGTCCCAGGGGACACCCCCGTCTGGGCCACCAGCCTGGAAATGGAGCTGCATTCGAATCTAGTGCTGAGCGAGGAGCAGAGGCTGCAG ACCTCCAGAGAGCTGGTGGACCTGCAGATGGCCACCCACCGCCTGCAGGCGCAGCACGAGGCCGAGCTCTTCACACTCAGGAGTGAG CCATTGGGAGGCCAGGAGCGCCGGCCAGGAGACTCGGAGCCGACACTGGGGCAGCAGCGGGCGCTGGAGGCACATGT GGCAGCCCTGGGCCGGCAGCTGCAGGGAGCCCGAGAGGAGGCCCGGCTGGCCGGGCAGCGACTGGCCACGCACACCGTG GCTCTGGCCGCCTGCCAGGGCCAACTCTGCCACGCCGAGGCCGAGAACAGCCGCCTGCAGCTGCAGCTCAAGAGGCTGAACGAGGAGTACACAGCCCGGCTGCAGCGCTGCGCCCGGGACGTGGCT CACTACGCCGACAGTGCGGGCCGGGCCCCGGACGCTGGGCCCCTGCGGGCGTTCCTGGAGGCCACCCTGGAGGACATCCGCGTGGCGCACCGCAGCCGTGAGACTCAGCTGGCCCGCGCTGCCCGCACCTACCGCAAGCGCCTGGCCGACCTAAGCCGCAGGCACGAGGAGCTGCTGGCCACCCACAG ACTCCGGGACCCCCAAGGCCATCTTCAATGCAGCCACCGCAGACCTCCAGTGGCTGCCGCGGCGCGCGGCCATGGGTCCCAGCCACCTGCAGAAGAACAAGGCGAGGCTGGAGGCGGAGCTCCTGAAGCCCCCTGCCCAG CTGACCAGGGGTCCCTGCAGCGAGGAAAGCCCGGGGGCCTCGGGGTGCTGCCCTTCCCCACGGAAGCCACCCAAGGGGAGACAGCAGAGCCACA GGGCCTGGATGCTGTGTCCTGGGCGCAGATCCACCGAAAGCTCCAGGACTTCTCCCATGGCACCCAG gcaGAACTAGAACGGGAGCGGGCACAGCTGCTGGCCCGGGCCACGGTGGCTGAGGAGCAGCTTGCCGAGCTACAAGAGTACGTGGACCAGCACCTGCTCAG GTACAAGCAGGAGATCCTGAGGCTGAGGAAGCTCCTGGGCACAGCGGCGCCACGCAGAGCAAGGCCCGCCTCTCCCCGGGACCCGAGGGCCCGCAGCCGCTAG